GGCGCTGCAGGCCAGCGGCCTGCAGCAGGCTTTTCCAGCGCTGGATTTGAGTTTGGCCGTGGTTGGTGTCTGGGGCCGCAAGGCCGCGCCGGGCCAGGTGCTGCGCGAGCGCGATCGCGTGGAAATCTACCGCCCGCTCCAGGTGGACCCGAAGGTGGCGCGCCGCGAGCGCTTCCAGAAGCAGGGGGCGCGGGCGGCCGGCCTGTTCGCCAAGAAGCGGCCGGGCGCCAAGGCCGGCTACTGAGCCCGGCGGCCTATTTGCAGTCGCTGTCGATGATGCCCTGAACCCGGCTGCTTTCGGCGGCGCGGGCTTCGTCGCTCATGAACTCGCGCTCGCCCTGAGTGTTGAACTGCTGGATGCGTGCCCCCGACTTGAGCGCCTCCATGTTGCGGCGCGCCCGCACGCAGTTCTCGGACTGGGCCTTCGCCAGCTTCTCGTCGTCGGCCTTGCGCTTGGCGGCTTCGTCGTCGTCGGCTTTCTTCTTCTTGGCCTCGAGCCCGGCGTCCTTGCCCGACAGCTTCGGGACGCCGGCCGCGGGGGCGGATGCGGCCGGTGCTGCCGCCGCCGTTTCCGCCGGCAGGCTGCGCTTGCCGCCAGGCTGCTTGAGCACGTTCTTTTCCGGGATGTCGGAGGGAGGTGACCGGTCGCTGTACACCTTGCGGCCATCCTTGTCGATCCATTGCCATTGGGCCGACGCCATCATCGACACGGCGCAGAGGGCGCCAAACAGAAAAACTCGAAGCGGATTCATGCCGGGCAGTTTAGCGCCGCAGGCTGCGCGTGGCGACCTTGTTACATCGATCCGGCGGCTTTTGCGGCCTGGTTTGTGGTTTTGGCGCCGCCGCCGGGACCGGCCCCACGGGTACAATCCGTTTTTTGGAGCTTTCACATGCGCCTTCTCGGAAAAGCGCTCACCTTCGACGATGTGTTGTTGGTGCCGGCGTTCTCCCAAGTCCTGCCCAAGGACACCTCTCTCGCGACCCGCTTCTCCCGCAACATCAACCTGAACCTTCCGCTCGTGTCGGCCGCCATGGACACGGTCACGGAAGCGCGCCTGGCGATCGCCATCGCGCAGGAAGGCGGCATGGGCATCGTGCACAAGAACCTCACCGCGCAGCAGCAGGCGGCTGAAGTGGCCCGCGTCAAGCGCTACGAAAGCGGCGTGCTGCGCGACCCCGTGGTGATCACGCCCACGCACACGGTGCGCCAGGTCATGGACCTGTCGGAACAGCTCGGCGTGAGCGGCTTTCCGGTCTGCGACGGCGGCAAGGTGGTGGGCATCGTGACCGGGCGCGACCTGCGCTTCGAGACGCGCTACGACGTGCCGGTGAGCCAGATCATGACGCCGCGCGACAAGCTCATCACGGTGAAGGACGGCACCACGCCGGCCGAAGCCAAGGCGCTGCTCAACAAGTACAAGCTCGAACGCCTGCTGGTGGTCAACGAGGCCTTCGAGCTCAAGGGCCTGATCACGGTCAAGGACATCACCAAGCAGACCAGCTTTCCGAACGCCGCGCGCGATGCGTCCGGCCGCCTGCGCGTGGGCGCGGCGGTGGGCGTGGGCGAGGGCACCGAGGAGCGCGTCGAGGCGCTGGTCAAGGCCGGGGTGGACGCGATCGTGGTCGACACGGCGCACGGCCACAGCAAGGGCGTGATCGAGCGCGTGCGCTGGGTCAAGCAGAACTACCCGCAGGTGGACGTGATCGGCGGCAACATCGCCACCGGCGCGGCCGCGCTGGCGCTGGCCGAGGTGGGCGCCGATGCGGTCAAGGTCGGCATCGGCCCCGGCTCCATCTGCACCACGCGCATCGTGGCCGGCGTGGGCGTGCCGCAGATCATGGCCATCGACAACGTGGCCACGGCGCTCAGGGGCTCGGGCGTGCCGCTGATCGCCGACGGCGGCATCCGCTACTCGGGCGACATCGCCAAGGCCATTGCCGCGGGCGCCAGCACCGTGATGATGGGCGGCATGTTCGCCGGCACCGAGGAAGCGCCGGGCGAGGTCATCCTGTACCAGGGCCGCAGCTACAAGAGCTACCGCGGCATGGGCAGCATCGGCGCCATGCAGCAGGGCAGCGCCGACCGCTATTTCCAGGAAGCCACCACGGGCAACCCGAACGCCGACAAGCTGGTGCCCGAGGGCATCGAAGGCCGCGTGCCCTACAAGGGCTCGATGGTCTCCATCGTGTTCCAGATGGCCGGCGGCGTGCGCGCCAGCATGGGCTACTGCGGCTGCGCCACCATCGAGGAGATGAAGGACAAGGCCGAGTTCGTGGAGATCACCGCCGCCGGCATCCGCGAGAGCCACGTGCACGACGTGCAGATCACCAAGGAAGCGCCGAACTACCGGGCCGATTGAGCAAAACCCTCTTCAACTAGAAAAAGGCCAGAAATTCTGGCCTTTTTCTTGATCTGGTTTAAAATATAGCCATAAATCAATCCTGAAAAGCCCAGATTTTGCAAACCGTTCCCATCAACGAAGCCAAAACCCGGCTGTCCGCCCTGATCCATGCGGTGGAGCAGGGTGAGGAAGTGGTGCTCACGCGCCATGGCAAGAAGGTCATCCGGCTGGTCGCGGCGACGGACGACGAGCCGACCGAGGCCGAGCGCGACAAGCTCGCGGCCCAGGCCCTGGAAGACCTGCGCGCCTTTCGTTCGCTGTGGAGCCCGGCACCGACAGGCGATGGGAAGAGCACATGGCAGCAACTGCGTGATGAAGGCCGGAAATATTGAAGCCCATCGTTCTTGACGCGTCGGCCGCCGCCGCCTGGTGCATTCCGGACGAGCAGCACGACACGGCCGATTTCCACTATGCCCAGGCCCGCAGCCGCGACGGCATCTACCATGCGCCCACCCTCTGGCTGTGGGACGTGGGCAATGTGATGGCCATGGCCTATCGCCGCAACCGCCTGCCGCGCGCCCACTACGAGCGGGGCCTGGAAATCATCTCCATGGCCATGGTCGAGATCGACATGCCCCCCAACCTGCATCGGCGCAGCCAGGTTCTGCGCCTGGCCGAGGCCCATGCGCTAACCTACTACGACGCCTCCTACCTGGAACTGGTCGTCCGCCTCAACGGCACGCTGCTGTCGCGCGACAGGGCGCTCGCGGCGGCCGCACAAGCCTGCAGCATTTCCTGTATCTACTTCTGAGCCCACCATGCAACACCAGAAAATCCTCATCCTCGACTTTGGCTCCCAGGTCACGCAGCTGATCGCGCGCCGCGTGCGCGAAGCCCATGTGTTCTGCGAAGTCCAACCCTGCGACGTCAGCGACGACTGGGTGCGCGATTACGCCAAGGACGGCCTGCTCAAGGGCGTGATCCTGTCGGGCAGCCACGCCAGTGTGTATGAAGACACCACCGACAAGGCGCCGCAGGCCGTGTTCGAGCTCGGCGTGCCGGTGCTGGGCATCTGCTACGGCATGCAGACCATGGCCTGGCAACTGGGCGGCAAGGTCGAGGGCGGGCACAAGCGAGAGTTCGGCCATGCGGATGTGCGGGCCCGCGGCCACACCAGGCTGTTCGACGGCATCCAGGACTACGCCACGCCCGAAGGCCACGGCATGCTCACCGTGTGGATGAGCCATGGCGACAAGGTGACCGAGCTGCCGCCCGGCTTCAAGCTCATGGCCAGCACCGAGAGCTGCCCGATCGCGGGCATGGCCGATGAGGCGCGCGGCTTCTACGCTGTGCAGTTCCACCCGGAGGTGACGCACACCCGGCAGGGCAAGGCGATCCTTGAGCGCTTCGTGCTCGGCATCTGCCAGGCGCGGCCCGACTGGATCATGGGGGACTACATCAGCGAAGCCGTGGACAGGATCCGCGCGCAGGTGGGCGACGAGGAGGTGATCCTCGGCCTGTCGGGCGGGGTCGATTCGAGCGTGGCGGCCGCGCTGATCCACCGCGCCATCGGCGACCAACTGACCTGCGTGTTCGTCGACCACGGCCTGCTGCGCCTGAACGAAGGCGACATGGTCATGGAGATGTTCGAAGGCAAGCTGCATGCGAAGGTGATCCGCGTGGACGCCAGCGAGCTGTTTCTCGGCAAGCTCGCCGGCGTGAGCGACCCCGAAGCCAAGCGCAAGATCATCGGCGGCGAATTCGTCACCGTGTTCAAGCAGGAAGCCGCGAAGCTCAAGGCCAGCGGTGCCGGTCACAAGGGTGCGACCTTCCTCGCGCAAGGCACGATCTACCCCGACGTCATCGAATCGGGCGGTGCCAAGAGCAAGAAGGCCGTCACCATCAAGAGCCACCACAACGTGGGCGGCCTGCCCGAGCAACTGGGCCTCAAGCTGCTGGAGCCGCTGCGTGACCTGTTCAAGGACGAGGTGCGCGAACTCGGCGTGGCGCTGGGCCTTCCGCCCGAGATGGTGTACCGCCACCCGTTCCCCGGCCCGGGCCTGGGCGTGCGCATCCTGGGCGAGGTGAAGAAGGACTACGCCGACCTGCTGCGCCGTGCCGATGCGATCTTCATTGAGGAACTGCGCAACTTCAAGGACGAGGCCACGGGCAAGAGCTGGTACGACCTCACGAGCCAGGCCTTCACCGTGTTCCTGCCCGTGAAGAGCGTGGGCGTGATGGGCGACGGCCGCACCTACGACTACGTGGTGGCGCTGCGCGCCGTGCAGACCAGCGACTTCATGACGGCCGACTGGGCCGAGCTGCCCTATGCACTGCTCAAGAAGGTGTCGGGCCGCATCATCAACGAAGTGCGCGGCATCAACCGCGTGACCTATGACGTGAGCAGCAAGCCGCCGGCGACCATCGAGTGGGAATGAGCGCCCGCCGCAGCGCCCGCAAGGCCTGACAAAGCCCCTTCAGGCCGGGCACAATGTGCCCATGTACCAGCCCCCGCACTTCAAGACCACCGACAGCGCCACGGCCGCACGGCTGATGCGCGAATACCCGTTCGCCAGCCTCATCAGCAACGACGACGACGGCCTGCCCTACGTTACGCACCTGCCGCTGCACCTCGAAGAGCGCGCTTCGGCTGATTCAGGGCAGGTGGAGTTTGTCCTGCTGGGCCACTGCGCCAAGCCCAACGCGCATTGGCGCTACCTGCAGGCGCGGCCCCGCGCCGTGGTGACGTTTCTCGGCCCCCATGCCTACCTGTCGCCCAGGGTCTATCCCGATCTGGCTCGGGTGCCGAGCTGGAACTACCTGGCCGTGCACTGCACGGTGCAGGCGACCCTAATCGAAGACCCGCTGGCCAAGGATCGGCTGCTCAAGACGCTGATCGGCGACCACGAGCCCGCGTATGCCGAGCAGTGGCGCGGGCTGGGCGAAGAGTTCGCGCACAAGATGCTGGCGGGCATCATGGGCTTCGAGCTCAAGGTGACCGACTGGCAGTGCAAGCTCAAGCTCAACCAGCACCGGCCCGAGTCGCGCGACGCGATGAAGGCGATGTATGCCGAGGGCAACGAGAACGAGCGCGCGCTGGCGGACTGGATGGACCAACTCAAGCCCCGAGGCTGACATGCGCGTGATCTTCGGCGTATTGAGCCTGCTGATCGCGGTGGCGGTGATCGGCGTGCTGGCCAAGAAGCAACTGGCGGCGGTTGCCACCCCGGTGGCCGTGCCCGGCGCGGTGGCGCCTGCGGCGCCAGGCGCCACGCCGCGCCAGCAGAGCGAACAGATGCAGCAGCAGGTCCGGCAGACGGTCGAGGGCCTGATGCAGCAGGCGCGCCCCATGCCCGACGACAAATGAGAACGAAATCGGCCCAAGGTCCAGGTGCAGCGGTCATTGAGTGCTATCAAATGAGTAGCAAGCATGGCGGATGACGCCTTCATGCGGCTGGCGCTGGCGCAGGCCCGGCAGGCGGGCGCCGAGGGCGAGGTGCCGGTGGGAGCCGTGGTGGTGCGCCACGGCCAGGTGATCGCCACCGGGCACAACGCGCCGATCGGCCGCCACGACCCGACGGCCCATGCCGAGATGGTGGCGCTGCGCGCCGCCGCGCAGGCGCTGGGCAACTACCGGCTCGATGACTGCGAACTGTTCGTCACGCTCGAGCCCTGCGCCATGTGCAGCGGCGCGATGCTGCACGCGCGCCTAAAGCGCGTCGTGTTCGGCGCCCCGGACCCCAAGACCGGCGCGGCCGGCTCGGTGGTCGATCTGTTCGCCCAGCCGCAGCTCAACCACCAGACTCGGATCCAGGGAGGCCTGCTGGCAGACGAGTGCGGCGCGCTGCTCAGCGACTTCTTCCGCCAGCGGCGCGATCAGGCGCGCCGCCAGAGCCAGCCCGTGCGCGACGACGCGCTGCGCACGCCCGAGGCGCGCTTCGCCGGCCTGCCGGGCTATCCCTGGGAGCCGCACTACCTCAGCGATCTGCCGTCCCTGGACGGCCTGCGCCTGCACTACCTGGACGAAGGGCCGCGCGATGCGGCGCTGACCTGGCTGTGCCTGCATGGCAACCCGGCCTGGAGCTACCTGTACCGCAAGATGATCCCGGTGTTCCTGCGCGGCGGCGGCCGCGTCGTGGCGCCCGACCTGGTGGGCTTCGGCAAGAGCGACAAGCCCAAGAAGGACAGCGCCCATAGCTTCGGCTGGCACCGCCAGGTGCTGCTCGAGCTGGTCGAGCGGCTGGACTTGCGCCGGGTCGTGCTGGTGGTGCAGGATTGGGGCGGCCTGCTGGGCCTGACGCTGCCGATGGCCGCGCCCGAGCGCTACCGCGGCCTGCTCGTGATGAACACCACGCTGGCCACCGGCGAGGCGCCGCTGCCGCCCGGTTTCCTGGCCTGGCGCGAGATGTGCGCCCAGCATCCCGAGTTCGACGTGGCGCGGCTGTTCGCGCGCGGCAATCTGCAGATGAGCGCCGCCGAATGCGCTGCCTACAACGCCCCGTTTCCCGACCGCGGCCACCGCGCGGCGCTGCGGGCCTTCCCGCCGATGGTGCCCGAGTCCCCCGGCGACGACGGCGCGGCGGTGTCACGCCAGGCGCGCGACTTCTGGGCCCGCGACTGGCAGGGCCAGACCTTCATGGCCGTGGGCGCGCAGGACCCGGTGCTGGGCCCGGCCGTGATGGACGGGCTGCGCCAGACCCTGCGCGGCTGCCCCGAGCCGCTGGTGCTGGCCCAGGCCGGGCATTTCGTGCAGGAGCATGGCGAGGCCGTGGCCGAGGCCGCCGTGCGTGTTTTCAAGTGACATACTGGCGTCCGTGAAAAAACATATCTACATCTACTCGCCTTCGAGCGCCGTGCGCGACAAGGCTTCGTTCAAGCGCGGCGTGGCGCGCCTCAAGGCCCAGGGCCACGAGGTGGAAATCGACGAGGCGGCACTGGCCAGCCACCTGCGTTTTGCCGGCGACGACGAGACGCGGCTGGCCGCCATCCACCGTGCCGCCGCCAGCGGCGCCGACGTGGCATTGATCTCGCGCGGCGGCTACGGCCTCACGCGCATCCTGCCGGGCATCCGCTACAAGGCCGTGGCCAAGGCGATTGCCAAGGGCACGCAGTTCGTCGGCGTGAGCGACTTCACCGCGTTCCAGAATGCGCTGCTGGCGCAGACCGGCGCGGTGAGCTGGGCCGGCCCGGCGCTGGGCGCCGATTTCGGCACCGAGGACGAGCCCGACGAGATCATGCTGGCCTGCTTCGACGACCTGCTCTACGGCCAGGGCGAGGGCGCGGGCTGGCGGCTGGGCCGCGAGCCGGCCGCGAAGCAGGCGCCTGACACCGCGCCGCCGCAGGGCCGGGCCAAGCGGGCGGGCGGGGCGCCAGGCGTTCCGGCGGCGCTGGAAGTGCGCGATGCCGTGCTCTGGGGCGGCAACCTCGCGGTGCTGGCCTCGCTCGTGGGCACGCCCTGGCTGCCGGCCATCAAGGGCGGCATCCTGTTCCTGGAGGATGTGAACGAGCATCCCTACCGCATCGAGCGGCTGCTCACGCAGCTGCTGCACGCCGGCGTGCTGGCGCAGCAGAAGGCCATCGTGTTCGGCCAGTTCAACGGCTACAAGCTCTCGGCGCACGACAAGGGCTTCAAGCTGCAGTCGGTGATCGACTGGCTGCGCGGCCAGTTGAAGAAGGTGCCGGTGCTGACCAACCTGCCGTTCGGCCACGTCGCCACCAAGGTGCTGCTGCCGGTGGGGGCGCCGGTAGCGCTGTCGGTCGAGGAGCGCGATGCGTTCTTGCTGTGGGGACACCACCACTGAGCGGCGCGGGCGGGGGGGGCGCCCGCCGGGTTCAGCCGGTGGAGCGCCGCCGGGTGCCTTGCGCCTCGGGCACCAGGCCCTGGAACATTGCGGTGAGCGTGCCCATCGTGTCGCGCGCCAGGGCTTCGCCGTGCATGGCGGCCAGCGCGGCCATCAGCTCGCCGCGCAGATACCACAGGGCCTGCACGTCGCCGGCGTAGCGCACGCGGCGCGTGATCTGGGTGAATTGCCGGGCGCCGTCCTGGCCCAGGCTGTCGAGCATCTGCTCGCGGATGTCTTCGGTCCGGCTTTCGAGCGTGGACTCGGAAACCGGAGGAGGGGTGCCGCCAAGCAGGCTGTAGACGCTGTGGCGCAAGCTGGGTTTGATCCAACGCATGACTCTTTTGTCCATCATCTGAACAATTCTTGTTTGATGCCTGACAAGTTAAGGCGGCAGGCAGCAAAGTGCAAATTCATTTGTTCAAATAGTCAAAGAAAAACAACGGAAAAATCAACGACTTGGTAACGAGATGTGATGTTTTCTGTGACCAATTTTGGCGCTTAGTTCTTTAGAATTCATGACAGTGTTGTCAGTGCCCTCTCGCTCTTGCATACGGAAAACTGCGGTTTACTTCATAATCTAACGCCGCAAGGCAATAAATCTCATGAAAACGTATTCCTCCCACTACATCAACGGCGCCTGGGTCCAGGCCCGATCGAGCGACACGTTCGCGGTCCATGACTCCAGCACCGAGGAGGTGATGGCCACCGTGCCGGCCGGCACCGCCGCCGAGGCGGAGCAGGCGGTGCTGGCGGCCCGCGCGGCCTTCGACGCCTGGGCCGCGCTGCCGGTGGAGACGCGCGCCGCCTACCTGGACAAGGTGTCCGCCGGCCTGAAGGCCCGCATGGACGAAATGGCCACTGCGATCGCGCGCGAGGTCGGCATGCCGCTCAAGCTGGCCAAGCCGGTGCAGGTGGGCGGGCCGGTCTGGAACTGGGCCAACTTCGCCAAGGTGGCGCGCGCCTTCGAGTGGGAAGAGAAAGTCGGCCACTCGCTGGTGGTGCGCGAGCCGATCGGCGTGGTCGGCTGTATCACGCCGTGGAACTTCCCGCTCAACCAGATCACGCTCAAGGTCGCGCCGGCGCTGGCGGCCGGCTGCACCGTGGTGCTCAAGCCCAGCGAGATCGCGCCGGTCAACGCCATGATCCTGGCCGAGATCATCCACGAGGCCGGCCTGCCGCCGGGCGTGTTCAACCTGGTCAACGGCGCCGGCCCGGTGGTGGGCGAGGTGCTGGCCACGCACCCCGAGGTGGACATGGTGAGCTTCACCGGCTCCACCCGCGCCGGCAAGCGGGTGGCCGAGCTGGCCAGCCAGAGCGTCAAGCGCGTGGCGCTGGAGCTGGGCGGCAAGTCGGCCAGCGTGATCCTGCCCGATGCCGACTTCGAGGCCGCCGTCAAGGGCACGATCTCGGCCTGCCTGCTCAACAGCGGCCAGACCTGCTCGGCCCACACCCGCATGCTGGTGCCCGAGAGCCGCTACGAGGAGGTCAAGTCGCTGGCGCAGGCCGCGGTGGCGCGCTTTGGCATCGGCCCGAGCCTGGAAGAAGGCAGCAAGCTCGGCCCGCTGGTGAGCGCGGCGCAGCGCGACCGCGTGCTCGGCTTCATCGCCAAGGGCATCGAGGAGGGCGCCGAAGTGATCGCTGGCGGCGCGACCACGCCGGCACGGGCGCCCGGCTACTTCGTGCAGCCCACCATCCTGCGCGTGCAGCCCGGTGACACGTTGGCGCGCGAGGAGATCTTCGGGCCGGTGCTGGTGGTCATCACCTACCAGGACGAGGACGAGGCCGTAAAGATCGCCAACGACACCATCTACGGCCTGGGCGGCGCCGTCTGGAGCGGCGACGAGGCCCATGCGGTGGCCGTGGCGCGGCGCATCCGGACCGGCCAGATCGACATCAACGGCGGCCCGTTCAACGGCAACGCGCCGTTTGGCGGTTACAAACAGTCGGGCAACGGGCGCGAAAACGGGGTCTACGGGTTCGAAGAGTTCCTGGAGCTCAAAGCCCTGCAATTCAAGGCTGCCTGAACGGGGTGTGATGCTCTAAACTGCGAGGCACAACAACTCCAGGGCGAGCGGGGCATGGGCGCCAACAAGACGGTCGTATTTGCTGATCTCACCGGAAGCACCGGTGTATTCGAGACGCTTGGCAATGCCAAGGCAACCCAGGCCGTGACCCGGCTGACCCAGTGGATTGGCAAGGTCTGCGAGGCCTACGGGGGGCGCGTGGTCAAGACGCTGGGCGATGGCGTGCTGGCGGTGTTCCCCGACAGCGCGGGCGCGGTGGACGCCGTGGTCGAAATGCAGCGCAACCACCACAAGCGCATCCTCAACTGGCCGCCCAAGCTGCGCATGCGGCTGCAGGTGGGCGTGGCCTCGGGCGAGGTGGTGGAGGTTGACGGCGACTGCTACGGCGATGCCGTGAACGTGGCCTCGCGCCTGAGCGACCTGTCCGGCGCCGACCAGATCTGGGCCACCGACTCGGTGATCGAGCCGCTGTCGGTGTCGTCGGCGGCCGGCGTGCGCTACCGCAGCCTGGGCCCCATCAACATCCGCGGCAAGGCCGAGGCACGGGTGATCTACCGCATCGAGTGGCAGGAAGAGGTGATGTCGGAATTCCTCACCATGCCGGCGGCGCTGCAGGCGGTGCCTTCGTTCAGCGACCCGGTGCTGGGCAAGATCGAGCTGTCGTGGCTCGACGTGAATGCCGCATTCCGCGCCTCCGACCTGCCGATCTACCTCGGGCGCGTGGCCGAAGCCGAATTCGTGGTGAGCGACCAACGCGTGTCGCGCCTGCATGCCAAGATCGAATGGCGCAACGGCACCTTCGTGCTCAGCGACGTCAGCAGCTACGGCACCTGGGTGCGCTTTGCTGGCAGCGAAACCGAGCTGGCCCTGCGGCGCGACGAATGCGTGCTGCACGGCAACGGCGAGATCGCGCTGGGCGCGCCGTTCTCCGATTTCAGCGTGCCGACCGTCAGCTTCAACCTCTCGGGCAGCGCCGTCGAGCTGGAGCACCGCGCCAGCCGGCGCTGAAGCGGGGCGTTTCGGCCTTTCCAGTGGTTTTGAGTGCCTTTCAGGCCCGATGTCCAGGTGCGGTGGTGCTTTGTTGCTATGGTTTCTGTAGCGTCGCCCGGGCCAGTTCGAGCACCGACAGCGGCGCCGAGCCTTCCGCCTTGTTGTTGATCGTCACATAAGCCAACTGGCCCGCGCCGGTGGTGCCGGCGATCACGCGGGCCAGGGCCTCGCGCGTGGCGGGATCGGGGTCCACCAGCTTGTCGAACGGCTGGTACAGGGCCTTGGCGTCCTCGTAGCCGTAGGCGCCGTGCTTGCGGTGCAGGTTCCAGCGGCAGACCAGCGGGCCCGGCCACAGCGCGCGCAGCACCGGCAGCTGCTGCTCGATCGGCGGCATCTTGGCATGCAGGCCCAGGCAGTAGGTGGCGCCGGCCTCGCGCAGCAGGGCGGCGAAGGCCGGGGCCAGGAATTCGCGATTGCGCACCTCGACGGCCACCACCGCATCGGGTGCCGTGGCCCGGAACGACTGCAGCTCGGGCTGCACGGCCTGCAGCATCTGCGCCAGGCGGGCCAGCACCTCGTCGAGCCGGCCCAGCAGCGTCGGGGGCAGCGGGCTGAGCTGGAACACCAGCGCGCCGGCCTTGCCGCCCAGGCCTTCGAGCACCGGCCGCACGAACTCCTGCAGCGCCAGGTCGGGGCTCAGGAAGGCCGGGTTGGGCTGCACGCTGCGGCCGTTCTCGCCGCGCACCGTGGCGTCGGCCACCAGGCTGGGCGCCTTCACCACGAAGCGGAAGTCATCGGGCACCTGGGCCGCGTAGGCCGCGTACTGGCTGGCCGACAGGGGCCGGTAGAACGAGCGGTCCAGGCTCACGGAGCGCAGCAGCGGGTGCTGCGCATAGGCCTTGAGCCCCTGCTTGGACAGCAGGGCCTCGCTGTAGTCGCCCTGCCAGACCAGGCCGCCCCAGCCCGGGAAATGCCAGGACGAGGTGCCCATGCGCAGGCGCTGCGGCAATGCGTGGGCCAGCTCCTCCAGCTCGGGCACGGTGGGCACCGGATCGACGCCGCTGCGCGCCGCACGCCGGCGCGGCTGCGGTGGCGGCGGTGCGGCATCGTCGGAGGGAAAGAGGGCGTCCTGCATGGCGGGGGAATCGGTCAAGGGCGGTCGTTGCAGCCGTGATTGTTCCCGATTTCACGCGCCGGTTTCGGCGGGGCGCGAGGCCGTGCCGCGCCGGTCTGTTGATCCAGATCAGGCCATGCCGGCCGTGTTTGGCCCTAGACTGGGCCGATCCCGATTCACCCGAAGGAGCACCTCATGAAAATCCTCGTTGCGACAGACGGCTCCAAGCATGCCCTGCGCGCGGTCAAGTACGCCATCGAGCTGGTGCATCAGGTCCGGCCGGCCTCGAGCGTCACGCTGGTCAACGTGCACGACGACACGGGGCTGCGCCACGCAAAGGCGTTCGTGGGCCGCACCGAGGTGGCGGACTACCTGCGCGAACTCAGCGAGAAAGAACTCAAGCCGGCGAGAAAGCTGCTCAAGGCCGCCGAGGTCAAGCACGACATCGTGATCCGCACGGGGCACGTTTCGCAGGAAATCGTCGATCTGGCCAGGAACGGCAAGTTCAACCTGATCGTCCTCGGGGCCAAGGGCCGCAGCGCCCTGGCCGATCTGCTGCTCGGCTCGGTGGCCCAGCGCGTGCTGGCGACCGCGCCGCAGCCGGTGGTCCTGGTCAAGTAGGCGCTCAGGGCGACGAGGTCGCCAGGCCCGCGTCCGACGTGGCGTGGCGCGGCGATGGCGGGGCCGGCAGCAGCAGCTGCGCGGCCCGTGCCACGCGCACGCAATCCTTGAGGTGCTCTTCGCCCAGGTAGCGGATGGCGGTGTAGCCGATCA
This Variovorax terrae DNA region includes the following protein-coding sequences:
- a CDS encoding LD-carboxypeptidase, producing MKKHIYIYSPSSAVRDKASFKRGVARLKAQGHEVEIDEAALASHLRFAGDDETRLAAIHRAAASGADVALISRGGYGLTRILPGIRYKAVAKAIAKGTQFVGVSDFTAFQNALLAQTGAVSWAGPALGADFGTEDEPDEIMLACFDDLLYGQGEGAGWRLGREPAAKQAPDTAPPQGRAKRAGGAPGVPAALEVRDAVLWGGNLAVLASLVGTPWLPAIKGGILFLEDVNEHPYRIERLLTQLLHAGVLAQQKAIVFGQFNGYKLSAHDKGFKLQSVIDWLRGQLKKVPVLTNLPFGHVATKVLLPVGAPVALSVEERDAFLLWGHHH
- a CDS encoding aldehyde dehydrogenase family protein, coding for MKTYSSHYINGAWVQARSSDTFAVHDSSTEEVMATVPAGTAAEAEQAVLAARAAFDAWAALPVETRAAYLDKVSAGLKARMDEMATAIAREVGMPLKLAKPVQVGGPVWNWANFAKVARAFEWEEKVGHSLVVREPIGVVGCITPWNFPLNQITLKVAPALAAGCTVVLKPSEIAPVNAMILAEIIHEAGLPPGVFNLVNGAGPVVGEVLATHPEVDMVSFTGSTRAGKRVAELASQSVKRVALELGGKSASVILPDADFEAAVKGTISACLLNSGQTCSAHTRMLVPESRYEEVKSLAQAAVARFGIGPSLEEGSKLGPLVSAAQRDRVLGFIAKGIEEGAEVIAGGATTPARAPGYFVQPTILRVQPGDTLAREEIFGPVLVVITYQDEDEAVKIANDTIYGLGGAVWSGDEAHAVAVARRIRTGQIDINGGPFNGNAPFGGYKQSGNGRENGVYGFEEFLELKALQFKAA
- a CDS encoding adenylate/guanylate cyclase domain-containing protein — its product is MGANKTVVFADLTGSTGVFETLGNAKATQAVTRLTQWIGKVCEAYGGRVVKTLGDGVLAVFPDSAGAVDAVVEMQRNHHKRILNWPPKLRMRLQVGVASGEVVEVDGDCYGDAVNVASRLSDLSGADQIWATDSVIEPLSVSSAAGVRYRSLGPINIRGKAEARVIYRIEWQEEVMSEFLTMPAALQAVPSFSDPVLGKIELSWLDVNAAFRASDLPIYLGRVAEAEFVVSDQRVSRLHAKIEWRNGTFVLSDVSSYGTWVRFAGSETELALRRDECVLHGNGEIALGAPFSDFSVPTVSFNLSGSAVELEHRASRR
- a CDS encoding DUF72 domain-containing protein, with the protein product MQDALFPSDDAAPPPPQPRRRAARSGVDPVPTVPELEELAHALPQRLRMGTSSWHFPGWGGLVWQGDYSEALLSKQGLKAYAQHPLLRSVSLDRSFYRPLSASQYAAYAAQVPDDFRFVVKAPSLVADATVRGENGRSVQPNPAFLSPDLALQEFVRPVLEGLGGKAGALVFQLSPLPPTLLGRLDEVLARLAQMLQAVQPELQSFRATAPDAVVAVEVRNREFLAPAFAALLREAGATYCLGLHAKMPPIEQQLPVLRALWPGPLVCRWNLHRKHGAYGYEDAKALYQPFDKLVDPDPATREALARVIAGTTGAGQLAYVTINNKAEGSAPLSVLELARATLQKP
- a CDS encoding universal stress protein, yielding MKILVATDGSKHALRAVKYAIELVHQVRPASSVTLVNVHDDTGLRHAKAFVGRTEVADYLRELSEKELKPARKLLKAAEVKHDIVIRTGHVSQEIVDLARNGKFNLIVLGAKGRSALADLLLGSVAQRVLATAPQPVVLVK